From one Plasmodium malariae genome assembly, chromosome: 12 genomic stretch:
- the SPECT1 gene encoding sporozoite protein essential for cell traversal, putative: MKLAISFLFLLTFLKFSLSFESSDPLSKENKITVNKYIKKDKDDEHSKIQILEDIEKITEDFSNDINTTKVIVKNLFLDIEASFEDVSDDIAKSVSKYSYSVEEKLNKIEGLVREFIENNKGIMFNSSESKEKVEKEKIKKVFNLILSKLKKLIHLSTMINYHTLLKFGNSDVKKETLEAVKNDDNISDELKKELIKYEGKENQDIKATELINFISPLYDNFTNKLNMLINELPTDLNQILK; encoded by the exons atgaaacttgcaatttcctttttattccttttaacatttttgaaGTTTTCCTTATCATTTGAATCAA gtGATCCTTTgtcaaaagaaaataaaattactgtaaataaatatattaaaaaagataaggATGATGAACATTCGAAAATTCAG atcTTGGAagatattgaaaaaattacgGAAGATTTCAGTAATGATATAAACACTACCAAagttattgtaaaaaatttatttctcGACATAGAGGCATCATTCGAAGATGTATCCGATGATATTGCAAAAAG tGTGTCAAAATACAGCTATTCTGTGGAAGAAAAATTGAACAAAATAGAAGGACTTGTGAGGGAGTTTATCGAaa ACAACAAAGGCATCATGTTCAATTCTTCAGAATCAAAAGAGAAAGtcgaaaaagagaaaattaaaaaggtattcaatttaattttaagtaaattaaaaaagttgaTTCATTTGAGTACTATGATTAACTATCATacacttttaaaatttggAAACTCCGacgtaaaaaaagaaacattaGAGGCtgtaaaaaatgatgataacATATCGGATGAACTAAAAAAGGAGCTCATAAAATATGAAGGTAAGGAAAATCAAGATATAAAAGCAACTGAAttgattaattttatatcccctctttatgataattttacaaataagCTAAACATGTTAATTAATGAACTACCCACGGACTTAAATCAAATATTGAAGTAA
- the MyoA gene encoding myosin A, putative, with translation MTVTNEEVKTAGKIVRRVSNIEAFDKTGTVFKGYQVWTDISPTIEENPNIMFVKCVVQQGSKKEKLTVVQIDPPGSGTPYEIDSMHAWNCNSQVDPMSFGDIGLLNHTNIPCVLDFLKHRYFKNQIYTTAVPLIVAINPYKDLGNTSNEWIRKYRDTTDYTRLPPHVFSCAREALANLHGVNKSQTIIVSGESGAGKTEATKQIMRYFASSKSGNMDLRIQTAMMAANPVLEAFGNAKTIRNNNSSRFGRFMQLIISHEGGIRNGSVVAFLLEKSRIITQDDNERSYHIFYQFLKGADSRMKSKFSLKDVKSYTLLNPNSTEVNGVDDVKDFQEVLESLRNMELTDDQIDVIFSIVAGILTMGNVRLVEKAEAGLTDAAAILDEDMAVFTKACELMFLDAELVKREILIKVTVAGGNKIEGRWNKKDADVLKWSLCKAMYEKLFLWIIKNLNTRIEPEGGFKVFMGMLDIFGFEVFKNNSLEQLFINITNEMLQKNFVDIVFERESKLYIDEGISTDELKYTSNKPVIDLLCERGKSILSYLEDQCLAPGGSDEKFVSVCVANLKNNEKFTLAKVASNKNFIIQHTIGPIQYCADNFLLKNKDLLRGELVEVIQGSNNEIVQKLFEGQVIEKGKMAKGSLIGSQFLNQLTSLMTLINSTEPHFVRCIKPNENKKPLEWCEPKILIQLHALSILEALVLRQLGYSYRRTFEEFLYQYKFVDISAAENSSFDVKAKCAKILEISGLSTNMLKIGKTMVFLKQEGAKMLAKIQREKLVEWENCVNVIEAAILKHKYREKVNENIPSLQRVQAHIRKRLVV, from the exons ATGACTGTTACGAATGAGGAGGTAAAAACGGCAGGTAAAATTGTTAGAAGGGTGTCAAATATTGAGGCTTTTGATAAAACTGGAACTGTTTTTAAG GGATATCAAGTATGGACCGACATATCTCCAACAATAGAGGAGAACCCCAACATTATGTTTGTCAAATGTGTTGTACAACAGGGatctaaaaaagaaaaattgacTGTTGTTCAAATTGATCCCCCTGGATCAGGAACT CCATACGAAATTGATTCCATGCATGCTTGGAACTGTAACTCACAAGTAGATCCTATGTCGTTCGGTGATATTGGTTTACTGAATCACACAAATATTCCTTGTGTacttgattttttaaaacacagatatttcaaaaatcaaatatataCCACGGCTGTTCCTCTTATTGTTGCAATAAATCCATACAAAGATTTAGGAAATACATCTAATGAATGGATTCGTAAGTATCGTGATACTACTGATTATACTAGATTACCACCACATGTATTTTCTTGTGCTAGAGAAGCTCTTGCAAATCTTCATGGTGTGAACAAGAGTCAGACAATTATTGTTTCTGGTGAATCCGGTGCAGGTAAAACAGAAGCAACGAAACAAATTATGAGATATTTTGCCTCATCAAAAAGTGGTAATATGGATTTACGTATACAAACAGCAATGATGGCAGCAAACCCAGTTCTTGAAGCTTTTGGTAATGCAAAAACgataagaaataataactCGTCACGTTTCGGTCGTTTTATGCAATTGATTATATCTCATGAAGGAGGTATTAGAAACGGTTCAGTAGTTGCATTTTTGTTAGAAAAATCACGAATTATAACTCAAGATGATAATGAAAGGTCTTACCATATCTTTTATCAGTTTTTGAAGGGTGCTGATAGTAGAATGAAATCTAAATTTAGCTTAAAAGATGTTAAAAGTTATACTTTATTGAATCCAAATTCAACAGAAGTAAATGGTGTAGATGATGTAAAAGATTTCCAAGAAGTGTTAGAATCATTGAGGAACATGGAATTAACAGATGATCAGATAGatgtaatattttcaatagtGGCTGGTATTTTAACAATGGGAAATGTTAGATTAGTAGAAAAAGCAGAAGCTGGATTGACTGATGCTGCAGCTATTCTTGATGAGGATATGGCAGTATTTACTAAAGCATGTGAATTAATGTTTTTAGATGCTGAATTAGTAAAGagagaaatattaattaaagttACTGTTGCTGGtggaaataaaattgaaggtagatggaataaaaaagatgCAGATGTGTTGAAATGGTCTTTATGCAAAGCAatgtatgaaaaattatttctatggattatcaaaaatttaaatacaaGAATTGAACCTGAAGGTGGGTTCAAAGTATTTATGGGTATGTTAGACATATTCGGTTTTGAggtctttaaaaataattcattggaacaattatttattaatataacaaatgaaATGCTTCAGAAAAATTTTGTTGATATTGTTTTTGAAAGAGAATCTAAACTGTATATAGACGAAGGAATATCAACGGATgagttaaaatatacaagTAATAAACCAGTAATTGATTTACTATGTGAAAGAGGGAAATCTATTCTATCTTATTTAGAGGATCAGTGTCTAGCACCTGGAGGATCAGACGAGAAATTTGTAAGTGTATGTGTTGCaaatttaaagaataatgaaaaatttaccCTAGCTAAAGTTGCATCTAAcaaaaatttcataatacAGCATACAATAGGACCCATACAATATTGTGCGGATAactttttacttaaaaataaagactTACTAAGAGGAGAATTAGTAGAAGTAATTCAAGGatctaataatgaaatagtacaaaaattatttgaaggCCAAGTTATAGAAAAGGGTAAAATGGCTAAAGGATCATTAATAGGTTCTCAATTCTTAAATCAATTAACATCATTAATGACATTAATTAATAGTACTGAACCACATTTTGTTCGTTGTATTAAACcaaatgaaaataagaaacCTTTGGAATGGTGTGAACCCAAAATTTTGATTCAACTTCATGCTTTATCTATTTTAGAAGCTTTAGTATTACGTCAATTAGGATATTCATATAGAAGAACGTTTGAAGAATTTTTGTATCAATACAAATTTGTTGATATATCTGCTGCTGAAAATTCTTCTTTTGATGTTAAGGCAAAATGTGCAAAAATATTAGAGATATCAGGGCTTTCAACCAATATGCTTAAAATAGGAAAAACCAtggtatttttaaaacaagaAGGAGCAAAAATGTTGGCCAAAATTCAAAGAGAAAAACTTGTGGAATGGGAAAATTGCGTAAATGTGATTGAAGCAGCAATTCTTAAACATAAGTATAGAGAGAAGGTTAATGAGAACATACCTTCTCTCCAACGAGTTCAAGCTCATATAAGAAAGAGATTAGTTGTATGA
- the PmUG01_12022200 gene encoding DNA-directed RNA polymerases I, II, and III subunit RPABC4, putative — protein MYIREQDEDISAEPVVYICGECGIDTVIAPNASLRCKNCGSKIFFKKRSRRVMQYEAR, from the exons ATGTATATAAGAGAACAAGACGAAGATATATCAGCGGAACCtgttgtttatatatgtggaG AATGCGGAATTGATACAGTTATAGCACCCAATGCTTCCCTGAGATGCAAAAACTGTGGATCgaaaatattctttaagAAAAGAAGTAGAAGAG ttaTGCAATATGAAGCTCGCTAA
- the PEPCK gene encoding phosphoenolpyruvate carboxykinase, putative, translating to MAAIAQKSSSDYDLGEKMEDIKKIVIEEVRRNLVYNKPVGPIMSSKDILTLSQEQESKFNEEVHELGIHVNSIHHNSTPAFLYEMALKYESNSFITSTGALCCISGEKTGRSPSDKRIVKENSSENDIWWGKVNIPIKEKSYEINKGRAIDYLNLQPNLYVIDAYAGWDENCRIKVRVITSRAYHALYMLNMLIPPKEIEEIQNFVPDFIIYNAGDFPSNRLTDGMSSKTSVIINFGAMNMVILGTQYAGEMKKGILTLFMYKMPKEGKLPLHSSCNVGKNNDVTLFFGLSGTGKTTLSADANRYLIGDDEHVWTDDGIFNIEGGCYAKCKGLSKRQEPEIYKAIKFGAILENVVMDPITREVDYNNCTITENTRCAYPLSYIENAKIPAYIHNHPKNIILLTCDAFGIIPPLSKLDMYQMMYHFVSGYTSKMAGTEDDILKPTATFSSCYAAPFLALHPMVYAKMLAEKYQKHKANVWLLNTGWIFGSYGSENGVRIPLKYTRMLVDYIHGNKLNDIQYKKTPIFNFNIPEHLEGIPDEVLDPLIGWKNKDDYLKSLKNLANEFINNFKLYEDRAGSDILSGGPVL from the coding sequence ATGGCAGCAATCGCGCAAAAATCATCATCAGATTACGACTTGGGCGAAAAGATGGaagacataaaaaaaatagtaattgAAGAAGTAAGAAGGAATTTAGTGTATAATAAACCAGTAGGACCCATAATGAGCTCAAAGGATATATTAACCTTAAGTCAAGAACAAGAATCGAAATTCAATGAAGAAGTGCACGAATTAGGTATACATGTGAATAGTATACATCATAATTCTACTCCTGcctttttatatgaaatggcattaaaatatgaatcgAATTCATTCATTACAAGCACAGGAGCTTTATGCTGTATATCAGGGGAAAAAACAGGTAGATCTCCATCAGATAAAAGGATAGTTAAAGAGAACAGTTCAGAAAATGATATATGGTGGGGTAAAGTAAATATACCAATTAAGGAAAAAtcttatgaaataaataaaggtAGAGCAAttgattatttaaatttacaacctaatttatatgtaatagaTGCATACGCAGGTTGGGATGAAAACTGTAGAATAAAAGTTCGAGTTATAACATCAAGGGCATATCATGCATtgtatatgttaaatatgcTTATACCACCAAAGGAAATAGaagaaatacaaaattttgttcctgattttattatttataatgctGGTGACTTTCCGTCCAATAGGTTAACTGATGGTATGTCCAGTAAAACATctgtaattataaattttggCGCAATGAATATGGTAATTTTAGGAACACAGTATGCAGGAGAAATGAAAAAGGGTATCTTaacattatttatgtataaaatgcCAAAGGAAGGTAAGTTACCTTTACATTCTTCATGTAATgtaggaaaaaataatgatgtTACGTTATTTTTTGGCTTGTCGGGCACAGGTAAAACCACTTTATCAGCAGATGCAAACAGATATCTTATTGGAGATGATGAACATGTTTGGACGGATGAtggtatttttaatatagaaGGTGGATGTTATGCTAAATGTAAAGGGTTATCAAAAAGACAAGAACCAGAAATATATAAGGCTATAAAATTTGGTGCTATATTAGAAAATGTAGTTATGGATCCCATAACGAGAGAAGTGGATTATAACAACTGTACTATAACAGAAAATACAAGATGTGCTTACCCTCTTTCTTATAtagaaaatgcaaaaattcctgcatatatacataaccatccgaaaaatattattttattaacttGTGATGCATTTGGTATTATACCTCCATTGTCTAAACTGGATATGTACCAAATGATGTATCATTTTGTTAGTGGATATACTAGTAAGATGGCAGGAACTGAagatgatatattaaaaccaACAGCTACCTTTTCTTCTTGTTACGCTGCTCCCTTTTTAGCTCTTCATCCTATGGTTTATGCAAAAATGTTAGCagaaaaatatcaaaagCATAAAGCAAATGTTTGGTTACTAAATACTGGTTGGATTTTTGGTTCTTATGGTTCAGAAAATGGTGTACGCATACCATTAAAATATACTCGTATGCTAGTAGATTATATACATGGTAATAAGTTAAATGATATTCAATACAAAAAAACAccaattttcaattttaatataccTGAACATTTAGAAGGTATACCTGATGAAGTGCTAGATCCACTAATAGgatggaaaaataaagatgaTTACTTAAAAAGTCTCAAAAATTTAGCGAATGAAtttattaacaattttaaattGTATGAAGATAGAGCGGGATCGGATATTCTTTCTGGGGGGCCTGTActttaa